In a single window of the Micromonospora sp. WMMD1155 genome:
- a CDS encoding response regulator transcription factor, with protein MIRVLLVDDQHLIRAGLRMLCDAQPDVEVVGEADNGREAITLAARLLPDVVVMDLRMPGVDGITATSRILAERPATRILVLTTFGDDDHLYPALTAGACGFLLKDAPPTELLDGIRRAAAGDSPFSAEVLRRLVRRAVHARPETPRPVPGLTAREQDVLNLVAEGLSNTEIGERLHIGVTTVKTHITSLMTKTDSPNRVRLALFARGV; from the coding sequence GTGATCCGGGTGTTGCTGGTCGACGACCAGCACCTCATCCGGGCCGGGCTGCGGATGCTCTGCGACGCCCAACCCGACGTCGAGGTCGTCGGGGAGGCCGACAACGGCCGCGAGGCGATCACGCTCGCCGCGCGGCTGCTGCCCGACGTCGTCGTCATGGACCTGCGCATGCCGGGCGTCGACGGGATCACCGCGACCAGCCGGATCCTCGCCGAACGCCCCGCCACCCGCATCCTGGTGCTGACCACGTTCGGCGACGACGACCACCTTTACCCCGCCCTGACCGCCGGCGCCTGCGGATTCCTGCTCAAGGACGCGCCCCCGACCGAGTTGCTGGACGGCATCCGCCGGGCCGCCGCCGGTGACAGCCCGTTCAGCGCGGAGGTGCTCCGACGTCTCGTGCGACGCGCGGTACACGCCCGCCCCGAGACACCCCGACCGGTGCCGGGGCTGACCGCCCGCGAACAGGACGTGCTGAACCTGGTCGCCGAGGGCCTGTCCAACACCGAGATCGGCGAGCGACTCCACATCGGCGTCACCACGGTGAAGACCCACATCACCAGTCTGATGACCAAGACCGACAGCCCCAACCGGGTACGCCTGGCCCTGTTCGCGCGTGGTGTCTGA
- a CDS encoding histidine kinase, translating into MSWLARLFDLRDTLVRMVLLDLTGLCYLLVVPHSTSTPTTTQWMLAVPAFAVALAAHRRPVVNMVAQAALLAVAISLIDDLTINQVGASWALFEMTMRARGPRAIWLAAALLVVVDLTDSIGDPPRRFASGVVGLAVEVGVPVLLGLVIRANRELGRQALERALAEQRQHESESRAARADERSAIARELHDVVAHHVASMVLRVGVARHVLTDPDPRVGEVFDDVHGTGTAALAELRRLVAVLRNPDGVRGDAALTAIEPAALPAAIGASIDRARQAGVTVEADLDAAIGSLDAVRGMAVLRLTQEALTNVAKHAGTSAVARLVVAVRDGTVHWEVTDTGRAGVPVALPAGGGHGITGMRERVEVLGGRLEAGPTGTGWRVRTALPAVVGASGRSPAGSVPGDRAASAGSAPGGPAASAGSAPGGHAASAGSTPGDPAAPAASRTPEPA; encoded by the coding sequence GTGAGCTGGCTGGCGCGACTGTTCGACCTACGGGACACGCTCGTGCGGATGGTGCTTCTCGACCTGACCGGGCTGTGCTACCTGCTCGTCGTCCCGCACTCCACCAGCACGCCCACGACGACACAGTGGATGCTCGCGGTGCCGGCGTTCGCGGTGGCGCTGGCGGCGCACCGTCGACCGGTCGTGAACATGGTGGCGCAGGCCGCCCTGCTGGCGGTCGCCATCAGCCTGATCGACGACCTCACCATCAACCAGGTCGGCGCCAGTTGGGCCTTGTTCGAGATGACCATGCGGGCGCGTGGCCCGCGGGCCATCTGGCTGGCCGCCGCGCTGCTGGTGGTGGTCGACCTGACCGACTCGATCGGCGACCCGCCACGCCGGTTCGCCTCCGGGGTCGTCGGGCTCGCCGTGGAGGTCGGCGTGCCGGTGCTGCTCGGCCTCGTCATCCGCGCCAACCGGGAGCTGGGTCGGCAGGCGCTGGAGCGGGCCCTCGCCGAGCAACGCCAGCACGAGTCGGAGAGCCGCGCCGCCCGCGCCGACGAGCGCAGCGCCATAGCCCGCGAGCTGCACGACGTCGTCGCGCACCACGTGGCGTCGATGGTCCTGCGGGTCGGCGTGGCCCGGCACGTGCTCACCGACCCGGACCCCCGGGTGGGCGAGGTCTTCGACGACGTGCACGGCACCGGCACCGCGGCCCTCGCGGAGCTGCGCCGGCTGGTCGCGGTGTTGCGAAACCCCGACGGGGTACGCGGCGACGCGGCGCTGACCGCGATCGAGCCCGCCGCGCTGCCGGCGGCGATCGGCGCGTCCATCGACCGGGCCCGACAGGCGGGTGTCACCGTGGAGGCCGATCTCGACGCGGCGATCGGTTCACTCGACGCGGTACGCGGCATGGCCGTGCTGCGGCTCACCCAGGAGGCGCTGACCAACGTGGCCAAACACGCCGGGACGTCAGCGGTGGCGCGGCTCGTCGTCGCCGTGCGCGACGGCACCGTGCACTGGGAGGTCACCGACACCGGCCGCGCCGGGGTGCCGGTTGCTCTCCCGGCCGGTGGCGGGCACGGCATCACCGGCATGCGCGAGCGCGTCGAGGTCCTCGGCGGCCGGTTGGAGGCGGGGCCGACCGGCACCGGCTGGCGGGTGCGCACCGCCCTCCCGGCCGTGGTCGGCGCCTCGGGCCGGAGCCCGGCCGGGTCGGTGCCCGGCGACCGTGCGGCTTCGGCCGGGTCGGCGCCCGGTGGCCCTGCGGCCTCGGCCGGGTCGGCGCCCGGTGGCCATGCGGCCTCGGCCGGGTCGACTCCCGGTGACCCTGCGGCCCCGGCGGCCTCCCGCACGCCGGAGCCGGCGTGA
- a CDS encoding ABA4-like family protein, translated as MTETLFSLTFAVAAPFWALMILLPRWSWTARIIASPLIVLPVVVIYALLVLPAFGEVLPAVASPTLAGVRDLLGTSDGAAAGWAHMIAFDLFVGRWAWLDSRERGVPALVMAPVLLLTILLGPLGLAAYLAVRTRWRRPTPPPPAGNA; from the coding sequence ATGACCGAAACGCTGTTCTCCCTGACCTTCGCGGTGGCCGCGCCGTTCTGGGCGCTGATGATCCTGCTGCCGCGCTGGTCGTGGACCGCCCGGATCATCGCCTCGCCGCTGATCGTCCTGCCGGTCGTGGTGATCTACGCGCTGCTGGTGCTGCCGGCGTTCGGTGAGGTGCTGCCGGCCGTGGCCTCGCCGACGCTGGCCGGGGTGCGGGACCTGCTCGGCACTTCCGACGGCGCGGCGGCGGGTTGGGCCCACATGATCGCGTTCGACCTGTTCGTCGGGCGGTGGGCGTGGTTGGACAGCCGGGAACGGGGGGTGCCGGCGCTGGTGATGGCTCCGGTGCTGCTGCTGACCATCCTGCTCGGACCGCTCGGTCTGGCCGCGTACCTCGCGGTCCGGACCCGGTGGCGGCGGCCGACGCCGCCGCCACCGGCCGGCAACGCCTAG
- a CDS encoding glyoxalase produces MMATDEDRVQPNETTVPLLPCPAPEETLAFWRALGFEVAYEQLKPYVYLAFTWSGFQLHYGPAPKDLDPAKEASGGCLVMVDAVAPYHAVFADAMCRTYGRVLVKGVPRMSRYRAGTSRFSIVDPSGNTITFIQRDEPKDVEYGGSKELEGLARVLDNARILREFKMDDRAAYRALDSGMRRRAEDAPVVEQAMALAALIELATALEKADQVPEWGARLRSLSLSLEQRTQVEGYVADPTVLEPWWPDPR; encoded by the coding sequence ATGATGGCGACCGATGAGGACCGTGTCCAGCCGAACGAGACCACCGTGCCGTTGCTGCCCTGCCCGGCGCCGGAGGAGACCCTGGCGTTCTGGCGTGCGCTCGGGTTCGAGGTGGCCTACGAGCAGCTCAAGCCCTACGTGTACCTGGCCTTCACGTGGAGCGGGTTCCAGCTGCACTACGGCCCCGCGCCGAAGGACCTCGACCCGGCGAAGGAGGCGTCCGGCGGCTGCCTGGTGATGGTCGACGCGGTCGCGCCGTACCACGCGGTGTTCGCCGACGCGATGTGCCGCACGTACGGCAGGGTCCTGGTCAAGGGTGTGCCTCGAATGTCCCGCTACCGGGCCGGGACGTCGCGGTTCAGCATCGTCGACCCGTCGGGCAACACCATCACCTTCATCCAGCGCGACGAGCCGAAGGATGTGGAGTACGGCGGGTCGAAGGAGCTCGAGGGGCTGGCCCGGGTCCTCGACAACGCCCGGATCCTGCGCGAGTTCAAGATGGACGACCGGGCGGCCTACCGGGCGCTCGACTCGGGGATGCGCCGCCGTGCCGAGGACGCGCCGGTGGTTGAGCAGGCGATGGCGTTGGCCGCCCTGATCGAACTGGCGACCGCGCTGGAGAAGGCCGACCAGGTGCCCGAGTGGGGCGCCCGACTCCGGTCGCTGTCCCTGAGCCTGGAGCAGCGGACGCAGGTGGAGGGGTACGTCGCCGACCCGACCGTCCTCGAACCGTGGTGGCCCGACCCGCGCTGA
- a CDS encoding beta-propeller fold lactonase family protein, giving the protein MKRSIALAAALLAGLTSVGSIPGTAFADGGGPGHHDDRRGGEHHHGGEGAVFVQTNKAEGNTIKVYDRDEDGRLTKAGEYETGGLGGFTIGAPLDALASQGSLIYHRGLLFAVNAGSNTVTVFGVEGTKLHKLQVIWSGGLLPVSVAARGDLVYVLNAGGEGSVQGFKLNKGHLSRIEDANRSLGLHNGNPPAFASAPAQVKIDPDSEFVLVAAKNANVMFSYEIGRHGELARNPVISDAGNTPFGFTFDSEDSLLVTESGANAVSRFELEDDGALDQVGPSVPNGQQAPCWIQRVGDYFFVANAGTSTISSYRVDDDGKLVLVKDVAADTGGGSIDMTTSDGFLYVQNATAGNVQGYEVHEDGSLKLVTTVEGLPKFADGIGMEGIAAS; this is encoded by the coding sequence ATGAAGCGCAGTATCGCGCTCGCGGCAGCCCTCCTGGCGGGTCTGACCAGCGTCGGATCGATCCCCGGGACCGCCTTCGCCGACGGCGGCGGCCCTGGGCACCACGACGACCGTAGGGGAGGTGAACACCATCACGGCGGCGAGGGCGCGGTCTTCGTGCAGACCAACAAGGCCGAAGGCAACACCATCAAGGTGTACGACCGGGACGAGGACGGCCGCCTCACCAAGGCGGGTGAGTACGAGACCGGAGGGCTGGGCGGGTTCACCATCGGCGCTCCGCTCGACGCGCTGGCCTCACAAGGGTCCCTGATCTACCACCGCGGTCTCCTCTTCGCGGTGAACGCGGGCAGCAACACCGTGACGGTCTTCGGTGTCGAGGGGACCAAGCTGCACAAGCTCCAGGTCATCTGGTCCGGCGGTCTGTTGCCGGTGAGCGTCGCGGCCCGTGGTGACCTCGTCTACGTCCTCAACGCCGGTGGCGAGGGGTCGGTGCAGGGCTTCAAGCTGAACAAGGGGCACCTGTCGCGGATCGAGGACGCCAACCGGTCGCTCGGGCTGCACAACGGCAACCCGCCCGCGTTCGCCTCCGCCCCGGCGCAGGTCAAGATCGACCCGGACAGCGAGTTCGTCCTGGTGGCGGCGAAGAACGCCAACGTCATGTTCAGCTACGAGATCGGCCGCCACGGCGAGTTGGCCCGCAACCCGGTGATCAGCGACGCGGGGAACACCCCGTTCGGCTTCACCTTCGACAGCGAGGACTCGCTGCTGGTCACCGAGTCGGGCGCGAACGCGGTCAGCCGGTTCGAGCTGGAGGACGACGGCGCGCTCGACCAGGTCGGGCCGTCGGTGCCCAACGGCCAGCAGGCGCCGTGCTGGATCCAGCGCGTCGGCGACTACTTCTTCGTCGCCAACGCCGGCACTTCCACCATCAGCTCCTACCGGGTCGACGACGACGGCAAGCTCGTACTCGTCAAGGACGTCGCGGCCGACACCGGCGGCGGGTCGATCGACATGACCACCAGCGACGGCTTCCTGTACGTGCAGAACGCCACCGCCGGCAACGTGCAGGGCTACGAGGTGCACGAGGACGGCTCGCTGAAGCTCGTCACCACCGTGGAGGGCCTGCCGAAGTTCGCCGACGGCATCGGCATGGAGGGCATCGCCGCCTCCTGA
- a CDS encoding helix-turn-helix transcriptional regulator has product MVRLPLTPAEVERGQRLGALLRRARGERSMLLTALDAGVSPETLRKIESGRIATPAFPTIAVIADVLGLSLDAVWSEINKSDDEAEFTPAEHGVAERLAS; this is encoded by the coding sequence ATGGTCAGGTTGCCGCTCACCCCCGCAGAGGTCGAACGCGGACAGCGCCTCGGTGCCCTCCTGCGCCGCGCCCGGGGGGAGCGCTCGATGCTCCTCACCGCGCTGGACGCGGGTGTCTCACCGGAGACGCTCCGAAAGATCGAGTCCGGCCGCATCGCCACCCCCGCCTTCCCGACCATCGCGGTGATCGCCGACGTCCTCGGCCTCTCCCTCGACGCGGTGTGGTCGGAGATCAACAAGTCGGACGACGAGGCCGAGTTCACCCCGGCAGAGCACGGCGTGGCCGAACGGTTGGCGTCCTAG
- the map gene encoding type I methionyl aminopeptidase: MIEILSPTDLPRARDTGALVAGILQTLKSRSVVGTNLLDIDAWAQRMIVEAGAQSCYVDYEPSFGRGPFGHYICTSVNDAVLHGLPHDYRLADGDLLSLDLAVSLGGVVADSAISFIVGEAQPPESVALIDATQRALTAGIAAAGPGVPIGDISHAIGSVLGAAGYSINTEFGGHGVGSTMHQDPHVSNTGRPGRGYRLRPGLLLALEPWVMADTATLVTDPDGWTLRSVTGCRTAHSEHTIAVTEDGVEVLTLPRP; encoded by the coding sequence ATGATCGAGATCCTGAGCCCCACCGACCTGCCGCGCGCCCGGGACACCGGCGCGCTGGTCGCCGGCATCCTCCAGACGCTGAAGAGCCGCAGCGTGGTCGGCACGAACCTGCTGGACATCGACGCCTGGGCACAGCGCATGATCGTCGAGGCCGGGGCGCAGTCCTGCTACGTCGACTACGAGCCGTCCTTCGGGCGCGGGCCGTTCGGCCACTACATCTGCACGTCCGTCAACGACGCGGTGCTGCACGGGCTGCCACACGACTACCGGCTCGCCGACGGCGACCTGCTGTCGCTCGACCTCGCCGTCTCGCTGGGTGGAGTCGTCGCCGACTCCGCGATCAGCTTCATCGTGGGCGAGGCGCAGCCTCCGGAGAGCGTCGCGCTCATCGACGCCACCCAGCGCGCGTTGACCGCCGGTATCGCCGCCGCCGGCCCCGGAGTCCCCATCGGTGACATCTCCCACGCCATCGGCTCGGTTCTCGGCGCGGCCGGATACTCGATCAACACCGAGTTCGGCGGCCACGGCGTCGGCTCGACGATGCACCAGGACCCGCACGTCTCCAACACCGGACGGCCGGGCCGCGGCTACCGGTTGCGCCCCGGCCTGCTGCTGGCCCTGGAGCCGTGGGTCATGGCGGACACCGCCACGCTGGTCACCGACCCCGACGGGTGGACCCTGCGCAGCGTGACCGGCTGCCGGACGGCGCACAGCGAGCACACCATCGCCGTCACCGAAGACGGCGTCGAGGTGCTCACGCTGCCGAGGCCCTGA
- a CDS encoding sulfatase-like hydrolase/transferase, whose translation MRDEPSDVTATDGTEAEGRPKRTVVARLVTLLAVLLVLLVLTLPYDFGRLSPGAFVRVPLEALLAVALLLALPTRWSRLVATIAGVALGLLGLLKLFDLGFTAALSRAFDPVLDWALLDEGFAFVSESYGRPVAIGVAITLAVVAVGLPTLVTLSMRRLRRLVIRHRTGTTRVVAALVVVWVVCAAFNVRVVEGVTVADTSATTLTNGHGFQVRLRLDDRERFAALLGEDRFAGTPGDQLLTALRGKNVVISFVESYGRDAVEDPEFAAQVGAVLDGGTSRLDAAGFAAQSGFLTSPTFGGGSWLAHDTLLSGLWVDNDQRHRTLLASDRLTLNKAFQRASWQTVGVMPAVSKPWPEGSFFGYDRFYDARKLAYRGPKFSFGTMPDQYTLASWRRLEQAKPTGVPTMTELALVSSHAPWTPVPDLVDWAALGNGAIFKGTAEESDDKRRNTEQIRADYRHSIEYTLSALISYVQTYGDDDLVFIFLGDHQPAAVVTGDNASRDVPISIITRDRAVLDRISGWGWQDGLKPGPQAPVWRMDTFRDRFLTAFGP comes from the coding sequence ATGAGGGACGAGCCTTCGGACGTCACCGCCACCGACGGGACCGAGGCCGAGGGGCGGCCGAAGCGCACCGTCGTGGCCCGCCTGGTCACCCTCCTGGCTGTGCTGCTCGTGCTGCTCGTGCTCACCCTCCCGTACGACTTCGGCCGCCTCAGCCCGGGGGCGTTCGTGCGGGTCCCGCTGGAGGCGCTGCTGGCCGTCGCCCTCCTGCTCGCCCTGCCGACCCGCTGGAGTCGGTTGGTGGCGACCATCGCCGGGGTGGCTCTCGGCCTGCTCGGCCTGCTGAAGCTGTTCGACCTGGGGTTCACCGCCGCGCTCAGCCGGGCCTTCGACCCGGTGCTGGACTGGGCGTTGCTCGACGAGGGGTTCGCCTTCGTCAGCGAGTCCTACGGCCGGCCCGTCGCCATCGGCGTGGCGATCACCCTGGCGGTGGTGGCCGTCGGCCTACCCACCCTGGTCACGCTGTCGATGCGGCGACTGCGCCGGCTGGTGATCCGGCACCGCACCGGGACCACCCGGGTCGTGGCGGCACTGGTGGTCGTCTGGGTGGTCTGCGCCGCGTTCAACGTGCGGGTGGTCGAGGGCGTGACGGTCGCCGACACGTCCGCGACCACCCTGACCAATGGCCACGGCTTCCAGGTGCGCCTGCGTCTCGACGACCGGGAGAGGTTCGCCGCGCTCCTCGGCGAGGACCGGTTCGCCGGCACTCCCGGCGACCAACTCCTCACCGCGCTGCGCGGTAAGAACGTGGTCATCTCCTTCGTGGAGAGCTACGGCCGGGACGCCGTCGAGGACCCGGAGTTCGCCGCACAGGTCGGCGCCGTCCTCGACGGCGGAACCAGCCGACTCGACGCGGCCGGGTTCGCCGCGCAGAGCGGTTTCCTCACCTCGCCGACGTTCGGCGGCGGCAGTTGGCTCGCCCATGACACGCTGCTCTCCGGCCTCTGGGTCGACAACGACCAGCGGCACCGCACCCTGTTGGCGAGTGACCGGCTGACCCTCAACAAGGCGTTCCAACGGGCGAGCTGGCAGACCGTCGGCGTGATGCCCGCGGTGAGCAAGCCGTGGCCGGAGGGTTCGTTCTTCGGCTACGACCGGTTCTACGACGCCCGGAAGCTCGCCTACCGGGGGCCGAAGTTCAGCTTCGGCACCATGCCCGACCAGTACACCCTCGCCAGCTGGCGTCGTCTGGAGCAGGCGAAGCCCACCGGCGTCCCGACGATGACGGAACTCGCGCTGGTGTCGAGCCACGCGCCGTGGACGCCCGTCCCGGACCTGGTCGACTGGGCCGCCCTCGGCAACGGGGCGATCTTCAAGGGGACCGCCGAGGAGTCCGACGACAAGCGACGCAACACCGAGCAGATCCGCGCGGACTACCGGCACTCCATCGAGTACACGTTGAGCGCGCTCATCTCCTACGTGCAGACCTACGGCGACGACGACCTCGTGTTCATCTTCCTCGGCGACCACCAGCCCGCCGCCGTGGTCACCGGCGACAACGCCAGCCGAGACGTCCCGATCTCCATCATCACCCGGGACCGGGCCGTCCTGGACCGGATCTCCGGGTGGGGTTGGCAGGACGGGCTCAAGCCGGGACCGCAGGCACCGGTCTGGCGGATGGACACCTTCCGGGACCGGTTCCTGACCGCCTTCGGGCCGTAA
- a CDS encoding FkbM family methyltransferase, whose amino-acid sequence MTAGTDTRIAALRTDPAMSPLHRSLDVYYGDAERGARMDAFYSRFVAEGDLVFDVGSHVGDHIASFRRLGARVVAVEPQPLCLRALRAIYADDDQVTLVEAVCGAAPGSTRFHVNSANPTVSTASPDFMRAAEGAGGWEGQVWDADIEVPVVTVDTLVTEYGVPTFAKIDVEGFEDEVLAGLTRPLPALSFEFTTIARPVASRCLDRLTALGFDGFDVALGDDKSMTFRRWVSATDMATHLAALPHHANSGDVYCVTGGGSAHRRS is encoded by the coding sequence ATGACCGCTGGCACCGACACCAGGATCGCCGCGCTCCGGACCGACCCGGCGATGTCCCCGCTGCACCGATCGCTGGACGTCTACTACGGCGACGCCGAGCGGGGCGCGCGGATGGACGCCTTCTACTCCCGGTTCGTCGCCGAGGGGGATCTCGTCTTCGACGTCGGCTCGCACGTGGGCGACCACATCGCCAGCTTCCGTCGCCTCGGGGCGCGGGTGGTGGCCGTGGAGCCGCAGCCGCTGTGCCTGCGCGCCCTGCGGGCGATCTACGCCGACGACGACCAGGTGACGCTCGTCGAAGCGGTCTGCGGCGCGGCACCCGGGAGCACCCGCTTCCACGTCAACTCCGCCAACCCCACCGTGTCCACCGCCTCGCCCGACTTCATGCGGGCCGCGGAGGGCGCCGGCGGGTGGGAGGGCCAGGTGTGGGACGCCGACATCGAGGTCCCGGTGGTCACCGTCGACACCCTCGTCACCGAGTACGGCGTGCCGACCTTCGCGAAGATCGACGTGGAGGGTTTCGAGGACGAGGTGCTGGCCGGTCTGACCCGCCCGCTGCCCGCGCTCTCGTTCGAGTTCACCACGATCGCGCGCCCGGTCGCGTCCCGGTGTCTCGACCGCCTCACCGCGCTCGGCTTCGACGGTTTCGACGTGGCGCTGGGCGACGACAAGTCGATGACGTTCCGACGCTGGGTCTCCGCGACCGACATGGCGACGCACCTCGCCGCACTGCCGCACCACGCCAACTCCGGCGACGTGTACTGCGTGACCGGCGGCGGGTCGGCCCACCGCCGCTCGTAG
- a CDS encoding ASCH domain-containing protein, translated as MDLDDLPLAEFAFPGPLRDKLVGAILSGAKTTTTGLLAGYECAEEPLPEVGQLSAVVDSAGRRVAVIELTEVRVIRLADVDLRHALDEGEGDESVAQWRAGHETFWHSAEVREELGDPDFTVDDDTLVVTERFRLVHVV; from the coding sequence ATGGACCTCGATGATCTCCCGCTGGCCGAGTTCGCGTTCCCAGGGCCGTTGCGGGACAAGCTCGTGGGCGCGATCCTGTCCGGCGCGAAGACCACGACCACGGGCCTGCTGGCCGGGTACGAGTGCGCGGAGGAGCCGCTGCCCGAGGTCGGTCAACTCTCCGCCGTGGTGGACTCCGCCGGCCGGCGGGTCGCGGTCATCGAACTGACCGAGGTGCGGGTGATCCGTCTCGCGGACGTCGACCTGCGACACGCGCTGGACGAGGGGGAGGGCGACGAGTCGGTGGCGCAGTGGCGGGCGGGGCACGAGACGTTCTGGCACAGCGCGGAGGTCCGCGAGGAGTTGGGCGACCCAGACTTCACTGTGGACGACGACACGCTGGTGGTGACCGAGCGCTTCCGCCTGGTGCACGTGGTCTGA
- a CDS encoding winged helix-turn-helix domain-containing protein, translating into MPTERVDYRRIANEIVEKIKSGELAPGEKLPSTRELAEQHNVHISTINRVMTILKDRELVEGFPGKGVYVAEAGPSK; encoded by the coding sequence ATGCCGACCGAGAGAGTGGACTACCGGCGCATCGCCAACGAGATCGTCGAGAAGATCAAGTCCGGAGAACTCGCCCCGGGAGAGAAGCTGCCGTCCACACGCGAGCTGGCCGAACAACACAACGTGCACATCTCCACCATCAACCGGGTCATGACCATCCTCAAAGACCGGGAACTGGTCGAGGGATTCCCCGGAAAAGGCGTCTATGTGGCTGAGGCAGGACCGTCGAAGTAG
- a CDS encoding PrsW family intramembrane metalloprotease translates to MGDRSRRWAWVAVLVIGLILYLAVLRTLVSTQNPNFVPALILLGATLVPLTFLTFAQARTGRWQVPASVLVTSAFFGGVIGTVVAGTLEYDTLRGLGALPMLFVALIEESAKLIVPVVLLFTVVAQHRRRVPSDGLVIGVAAGMGFAALETMGYAFSALLSSQGNIGAVEQTLFIRGLTAPAGHTAWTGLTAGALWALLATPSARRLLGFIGTFVGVVVLHTLWDTFTGSLVFVVVALVSIGWLFWELHRYRAFNDHPVDRLPPH, encoded by the coding sequence ATGGGTGATCGTTCGCGCCGGTGGGCGTGGGTTGCAGTCCTGGTCATCGGGCTGATCCTTTACTTGGCGGTGCTGCGGACCCTGGTCAGCACGCAGAATCCGAACTTCGTGCCGGCGTTGATCCTGCTCGGGGCGACGCTGGTGCCGTTGACGTTCCTGACGTTCGCGCAGGCCCGCACCGGGCGGTGGCAGGTGCCGGCGTCGGTGTTGGTGACGTCGGCGTTCTTCGGCGGTGTGATCGGCACGGTGGTCGCCGGCACCCTTGAGTACGACACCCTGCGCGGCCTGGGCGCGCTGCCCATGCTGTTCGTGGCGCTGATCGAGGAGTCGGCGAAGCTGATCGTGCCGGTGGTGCTGCTGTTCACGGTGGTGGCCCAGCACCGACGCCGGGTGCCCTCGGACGGGCTGGTCATCGGCGTCGCCGCCGGCATGGGGTTCGCCGCGTTGGAGACGATGGGTTACGCGTTCAGCGCGCTGCTGAGTTCGCAGGGCAACATCGGGGCGGTGGAGCAGACCCTGTTCATCCGTGGTCTGACCGCGCCCGCCGGTCACACGGCCTGGACCGGGCTCACCGCCGGCGCCCTGTGGGCGTTGCTGGCCACCCCGAGCGCCCGTCGGCTGCTCGGGTTCATCGGCACGTTCGTCGGCGTCGTCGTCCTGCACACCCTCTGGGACACGTTCACCGGCTCGCTGGTCTTCGTCGTGGTGGCGCTCGTCAGCATCGGCTGGCTGTTCTGGGAGCTGCACCGCTACCGGGCGTTCAACGACCACCCCGTCGACCGGTTGCCACCGCACTGA